The proteins below are encoded in one region of Stenotrophomonas bentonitica:
- the cls gene encoding cardiolipin synthase, whose amino-acid sequence MLFEWLLGSWLLLLDWLIRLAALLWIPSRTTPGAARSWLLLVGFVPLLGLPLYLLFGHPWLSRQRVQRQAEASQVIREEQALQPPLRWTPLPDTATAEMVPLVERQGDFMPVHGNAVELLTDYDGSLQALLDDIDQARDRVHLLYYLMFDDGVGELIVQALQRAAARGVQCRLLLDAVGAKRGLRRYRHRLQAVDVDVRAMLPGGLRWRRSGRMDLRNHRKIAVIDNRVGYIGSQNLAQAEFVPGFPNRELVARVRGPAVAHLEAVFASDWYMETGQRLEVMMVEPVCADDVPTQLLPSGPAYPFSNARDAVNALIHLARRRIVLVTPYFVPDEATLSALRIAALSGVQVQLILSASNNQHLTAWAQEAYYDELLRAGVRIALYEPHFLHAKHLTVDDDIALVGSINLDIRSFALNAEIGMLCYAPTLVRQLIDIEADYLRQSRQLDLEAWRQRPAWRRSREGIARLADALM is encoded by the coding sequence ATGCTGTTCGAATGGCTGCTGGGTTCCTGGTTGCTGCTGCTGGACTGGCTGATCCGGCTGGCGGCGCTGTTGTGGATTCCCAGCCGCACCACGCCGGGGGCCGCGCGCAGCTGGCTGTTGCTGGTCGGGTTCGTGCCGCTGCTGGGGTTGCCGCTGTACCTGCTGTTCGGCCATCCGTGGCTGTCGCGCCAGCGCGTACAGCGCCAGGCCGAGGCCTCGCAGGTCATCCGTGAAGAACAGGCCCTGCAGCCGCCGCTGCGCTGGACCCCGCTGCCCGACACCGCCACGGCGGAAATGGTGCCGCTGGTGGAGCGCCAGGGCGATTTCATGCCGGTGCACGGCAATGCGGTCGAGCTGCTGACCGACTACGACGGCTCGCTGCAGGCCCTGCTGGACGACATCGACCAGGCCCGCGACCGCGTCCACCTGCTGTACTACCTGATGTTCGACGACGGGGTCGGCGAGTTGATCGTCCAGGCCCTGCAGCGGGCCGCCGCGCGTGGCGTACAGTGCCGCCTGCTGCTGGATGCGGTGGGTGCCAAGCGCGGCCTGCGCCGCTACCGCCACCGCCTGCAGGCGGTGGACGTGGACGTGCGCGCGATGCTGCCCGGCGGCCTGCGCTGGCGGCGCAGCGGGCGCATGGACCTGCGCAACCACCGCAAGATCGCGGTGATCGACAACCGGGTCGGCTACATCGGCTCGCAGAACCTGGCCCAGGCCGAGTTCGTGCCCGGCTTCCCCAACCGTGAACTGGTCGCGCGCGTTCGCGGTCCGGCGGTGGCGCATCTGGAGGCGGTGTTCGCCAGCGACTGGTACATGGAAACCGGCCAGCGCCTGGAAGTGATGATGGTCGAGCCGGTCTGCGCCGACGACGTGCCGACCCAGCTGCTGCCCAGCGGTCCGGCGTATCCCTTCAGCAATGCGCGCGACGCGGTGAACGCGCTGATCCACCTGGCCCGCCGCCGCATCGTGCTGGTCACGCCGTACTTCGTGCCCGACGAAGCCACGCTCAGTGCGCTGCGCATCGCCGCGTTGTCCGGCGTGCAGGTACAGCTGATCCTGTCGGCCAGCAACAACCAGCACCTCACCGCGTGGGCGCAGGAGGCGTATTACGACGAACTGCTGCGCGCCGGCGTGCGCATCGCGCTGTACGAACCGCACTTCCTGCACGCCAAGCACCTCACCGTGGATGACGACATCGCGCTGGTCGGCTCGATCAACCTGGACATCCGCTCGTTCGCGCTCAATGCCGAGATCGGCATGCTCTGCTACGCGCCGACGCTGGTGCGGCAGCTGATCGACATCGAGGCCGACTACCTGCGTCAGTCGCGTCAGCTCGACCTGGAGGCCTGGCGCCAGCGCCCGGCGTGGCGGCGCAGCCGCGAAGGCATCGCGCGTCTGGCCGATGCCTTGATGTAG
- a CDS encoding FAD/NAD(P)-binding protein → MTASDSTRQADLAIIGGGAAGTLVALNALRKATTGVQIALFEPASTLAQGIAYATPWPEHLLNVPAAKMSALPELPGDFLDYLLQADALPGVPREVLADTFVPRRHYAAYLQHRLDEAQADSPAQLQVVQDAVVALHPGEPLCELRLADGETWQARQVVLACGNSMRPLPVPGAEALPPGRVVDAWDYDGVRLLAGDDDLAIIGSGLSMADSALALAAAGHRGRIHVLSRHALLPLPHAHGATADFDPQPLLALPLRARLRALRRHARDAEAQGVPWQAVMDRLRPLGQALWQGLDEADQRRFLRHVVRYWDVHRHRIAESVHAQLETLEHSGQLQRHRARLDALLVQGNTLQLHAHSARGGLAPLNVGAVINATGVETRALGMRNPLVQQLLADDHARPGPHGLGLDSDASGHLRTAQGEPHPNVQVIGSLRIGTLWESLAIPELRVQAHAAAVNAQ, encoded by the coding sequence ATGACTGCATCTGATTCCACGCGCCAGGCAGACCTGGCCATCATCGGTGGCGGCGCCGCCGGCACGCTGGTGGCGCTGAACGCGCTGCGCAAGGCCACCACCGGCGTGCAGATCGCGCTGTTCGAACCCGCCTCTACGCTGGCCCAGGGCATCGCCTACGCCACGCCGTGGCCCGAGCACCTGCTGAATGTGCCGGCTGCCAAGATGAGCGCGCTGCCGGAGTTGCCCGGTGATTTCCTCGACTACCTGCTGCAGGCCGATGCGCTGCCGGGTGTACCGCGCGAGGTGTTGGCCGACACGTTCGTGCCGCGTCGCCACTACGCCGCCTACCTTCAGCACCGCCTCGACGAGGCCCAGGCCGACAGCCCGGCCCAGCTCCAGGTCGTGCAGGACGCCGTAGTGGCGCTGCACCCGGGTGAGCCGCTGTGCGAACTTCGGCTGGCCGACGGCGAAACCTGGCAGGCCCGCCAGGTAGTGCTCGCCTGCGGCAACAGCATGCGCCCGCTGCCCGTGCCCGGAGCGGAGGCCCTCCCGCCAGGCCGCGTGGTCGATGCCTGGGATTACGACGGTGTGCGCCTGCTGGCCGGCGACGACGACCTTGCGATCATCGGCTCCGGCCTGAGCATGGCCGACAGCGCGCTTGCCCTGGCCGCCGCCGGCCATCGCGGCCGCATCCACGTACTGTCGCGGCATGCGCTGCTGCCATTGCCGCATGCGCATGGCGCCACTGCCGACTTCGATCCGCAGCCGCTGCTGGCCCTGCCGCTGCGCGCGCGCCTGCGCGCACTGCGCCGGCACGCGCGCGACGCCGAAGCACAGGGGGTGCCGTGGCAGGCGGTGATGGACCGTCTGCGCCCGCTCGGGCAGGCGCTGTGGCAGGGCCTGGACGAGGCCGACCAGCGCCGCTTCCTGCGCCACGTGGTGCGCTACTGGGACGTGCACCGCCACCGCATCGCCGAAAGCGTGCACGCCCAGCTGGAAACGCTGGAGCACTCCGGCCAGCTGCAGCGCCACCGGGCCCGGCTGGACGCGCTGCTGGTGCAGGGCAACACCCTGCAGCTGCACGCACACAGTGCGCGGGGCGGACTGGCACCCCTGAACGTAGGCGCGGTGATCAACGCCACCGGCGTGGAAACCCGCGCGCTGGGCATGCGCAACCCACTGGTCCAGCAGCTGCTGGCCGACGACCACGCCCGGCCCGGTCCGCACGGGCTTGGCCTGGACAGCGATGCGTCCGGCCATCTGCGCACGGCGCAGGGCGAGCCGCACCCGAACGTCCAGGTGATCGGCAGCCTGCGCATCGGCACCCTGTGGGAAAGCCTGGCGATTCCCGAACTGCGGGTGCAGGCGCACGCCGCTGCGGTGAATGCGCAGTAG
- the uvrD gene encoding DNA helicase II, whose translation MDVSHLLDGLNPAQREAVSAPPGHHLVLAGAGSGKTRVLTHRIAWLHEVCGVPTHGIFAVTFTNKAAGEMRHRIDVQLPHGSRGAWIGTFHGLAHRLLRLHYQDAKLPDSFQVLDSDDQLRLVKRVVQQLEIDDSKHPPKQIAWWINEQKDEGRRPQHIQPEPNDAWLETMRQAYAAYQERCDRAGLVDFAELLLRAHELLRDNPALLAHYRSRFREILVDEFQDTNAIQYAFVRVLAGDSGHVFVVGDDDQAIYGWRGAKVENVQRFLKDFPGAQTVRLEQNYRSSANILGAANAVIAHNPDRIGKELWTDSGDGEPIDLYAAYNEMDEARYVVERARQWVRDGGSYGDAAVLYRSNAQSRAFEEALLSEQVPYRVYGGMRFFERAEIKDALAYLRLMTNRNDDAAFERAVNTPTRGIGDRTLDEVRRLARSQAISLWEATMLTTQGNELAARARNALAGFLTLVNQLEHEAGEMTLAERIDHVLIRSGLREHWSKESRNALDSESRADNLDELVSAASRFTRREDDIEETGETMSELVAFLSYASLEAGEGQAQAGEEGVQLMTLHSAKGLEFPLVFLAGMEDGLFPSARSLEESGRLEEERRLAYVGITRARQKLVLSYAESRRIHGQENYNVPSRFLREIPRELLNEVRPKVQVSRGASLGASRPAGHAALEAPPLKLGALVTHARFGEGMVTDYEGSGAHARVQVEFAEAGSKWLVMAYANLTVI comes from the coding sequence ATGGATGTTTCCCATTTGCTCGACGGGCTCAACCCCGCCCAGCGCGAGGCTGTGTCCGCACCGCCCGGCCACCATCTGGTGCTTGCCGGTGCCGGCTCCGGCAAGACCCGCGTACTGACCCACCGCATCGCCTGGCTGCATGAAGTCTGCGGCGTGCCTACCCATGGCATTTTCGCGGTGACCTTCACCAACAAGGCCGCCGGCGAAATGCGCCACCGCATCGACGTGCAGCTGCCGCACGGCAGCCGCGGCGCGTGGATCGGCACCTTCCACGGCCTGGCCCATCGCCTGCTGCGCCTGCACTACCAGGACGCCAAGCTGCCCGACAGCTTCCAGGTGCTGGACTCGGACGACCAGCTGCGCCTGGTCAAGCGCGTGGTGCAGCAGCTGGAGATCGACGACAGCAAGCACCCGCCCAAGCAGATCGCGTGGTGGATCAACGAGCAGAAGGACGAAGGTCGTCGCCCGCAGCACATCCAGCCCGAGCCGAACGACGCCTGGCTTGAGACCATGCGCCAGGCCTACGCGGCCTACCAGGAGCGCTGCGACCGCGCCGGCCTGGTCGACTTCGCCGAGCTGCTGCTGCGCGCGCACGAACTGCTGCGCGACAACCCGGCGCTGCTGGCCCACTACCGTTCGCGCTTCCGCGAGATCCTGGTGGACGAATTCCAGGACACCAACGCCATCCAGTACGCCTTCGTGCGCGTGCTGGCCGGCGACAGCGGCCACGTGTTCGTGGTCGGCGACGACGACCAGGCCATCTATGGCTGGCGCGGCGCCAAGGTCGAAAACGTACAGCGCTTCCTGAAGGATTTCCCGGGCGCGCAGACCGTGCGCCTGGAGCAGAACTACCGCTCCAGCGCCAACATCCTGGGCGCGGCCAACGCGGTGATCGCGCACAACCCGGACCGGATCGGCAAGGAACTGTGGACCGACAGCGGCGACGGCGAGCCGATCGACCTGTACGCGGCCTACAACGAAATGGACGAGGCGCGGTACGTGGTCGAGCGCGCGCGCCAGTGGGTGCGCGACGGTGGCAGCTATGGCGACGCCGCTGTGCTTTACCGCAGCAACGCGCAGTCGCGTGCGTTCGAAGAAGCGCTGCTCTCCGAGCAGGTCCCGTACCGGGTGTACGGCGGCATGCGCTTCTTCGAGCGTGCCGAAATCAAGGATGCGCTGGCCTACCTGCGGTTGATGACCAACCGCAATGACGACGCCGCCTTCGAACGTGCGGTCAACACGCCCACCCGCGGCATTGGCGACCGTACCCTGGACGAAGTGCGCCGGCTGGCGCGCAGCCAGGCGATCTCGCTGTGGGAGGCCACCATGCTGACCACCCAGGGCAACGAACTGGCCGCACGCGCCCGCAACGCGCTCGCCGGCTTCCTGACCCTGGTCAACCAGCTGGAGCACGAAGCCGGCGAGATGACCCTGGCCGAACGCATCGACCATGTGTTGATCCGCTCCGGCCTGCGTGAGCACTGGTCGAAGGAAAGCCGCAACGCGCTGGATTCCGAATCGCGCGCGGACAACCTGGACGAACTGGTTTCGGCGGCCTCGCGCTTCACCCGGCGCGAGGACGACATCGAAGAGACCGGCGAGACCATGAGCGAGCTGGTCGCGTTCCTGTCCTATGCCTCGCTGGAGGCCGGCGAAGGCCAGGCCCAGGCGGGCGAGGAGGGCGTGCAGCTGATGACCCTGCATTCGGCCAAGGGCCTGGAGTTCCCGCTGGTGTTCCTGGCCGGCATGGAAGACGGGCTGTTCCCGAGCGCGCGCTCGCTGGAAGAAAGTGGCCGGCTCGAGGAAGAGCGTCGCCTGGCGTATGTGGGCATCACCCGCGCACGCCAGAAGCTGGTGCTGAGCTACGCCGAGTCGCGCCGTATCCACGGCCAGGAAAACTACAACGTGCCCTCGCGCTTCCTGCGTGAGATTCCGCGCGAACTGCTCAATGAAGTGCGGCCCAAGGTGCAGGTCTCACGCGGTGCCTCGCTCGGTGCCAGCCGCCCGGCCGGCCACGCCGCGCTGGAAGCACCGCCGCTCAAGCTCGGTGCGCTGGTCACCCACGCCCGCTTCGGCGAAGGCATGGTCACCGACTACGAAGGCAGCGGCGCGCACGCGCGCGTGCAGGTGGAGTTCGCCGAGGCCGGCAGCAAGTGGCTGGTGATGGCGTACGCCAACCTGACGGTGATCTGA
- a CDS encoding universal stress protein, translated as MYKRILIATDGSELSEKGLLKGLELARDLDAEVDIVTVSEPWAVGMYDAMGWSVGYMNSPEYKADREETASKILAPAKAACEAQGLRSTTLHVLDRYAADGIIDTATERNSDLIVMTSHGRRGVTRVLLGSQTAEVLARSTVPVLVIR; from the coding sequence ATGTACAAGCGGATCCTGATTGCCACCGACGGTTCGGAGCTGTCCGAAAAGGGCCTGCTCAAGGGTCTGGAGCTGGCCCGCGACCTCGATGCGGAGGTCGACATCGTCACCGTGTCCGAGCCCTGGGCGGTGGGCATGTACGACGCCATGGGCTGGAGCGTGGGCTACATGAACAGCCCGGAATACAAGGCCGACCGGGAAGAGACCGCGTCGAAGATCCTGGCCCCGGCCAAGGCGGCGTGCGAGGCCCAGGGGCTGCGCTCGACCACCCTGCACGTGCTCGACCGCTACGCTGCCGACGGCATCATCGACACCGCCACCGAGCGCAACAGCGACCTGATCGTGATGACCTCCCACGGCCGCCGCGGCGTGACCCGGGTGTTGCTGGGCAGCCAGACCGCCGAGGTGTTGGCGCGTAGTACGGTCCCGGTGCTGGTGATCCGTTGA
- a CDS encoding DUF2782 domain-containing protein, with protein MKTLMLAGLLVLAGCATTGGAGVPPVDVTGADVAKRTMDNGDTIEEYRVGGQLRMVKVTPSRGAPYYMYEGNRTGGVDRSKDGTAPVYWKLYSW; from the coding sequence ATGAAGACACTGATGCTGGCAGGTCTGCTTGTGTTGGCTGGTTGTGCGACCACCGGCGGTGCCGGCGTTCCTCCGGTCGACGTGACCGGCGCCGATGTTGCCAAGCGCACCATGGACAACGGCGACACCATCGAGGAGTACCGGGTGGGTGGCCAGCTCCGCATGGTCAAGGTCACGCCCTCGCGCGGGGCCCCGTATTACATGTACGAAGGCAACCGCACCGGCGGCGTGGACCGCAGCAAGGACGGAACCGCGCCGGTGTACTGGAAGCTCTACAGCTGGTGA
- a CDS encoding CusA/CzcA family heavy metal efflux RND transporter, with protein sequence MSTERPALLERIIATSIAHRWLMMTLTAALVAVGVWSFTKLPIDATPDITNVQVQINTAAPGYSPLEAEQRITYPVETVMAGLPRMEQARSLSRYGLSQVTVVFEDGTDIYFARQQVAERLLQVKSQIPAGLDPQLGPISTGLGEIFMYTIDADPAARKPDGSAYTATDLRTLQDWVIRPQLRNVPGVTEVNTIGGFQRQVHITPDPARLRALGFTLEDVARAVESNNQNVGAGYIERNGQQFLVRIPGQVANLEEIGNIVLARREGVPIHVHDVAEVADGPELRSGAATQNGHEVVMGTVVMLIGANSREVAQAAAARLEQAQRSLPEGVTVTASYDRTSLVDRTIQTVAKNLVEGALLVIVVLFLLLGNFRAALITAAVIPLAMLFTLTGMARGGVSANLMSLGALDFGLIVDGAVIIIENCLRRFGERQHALGRAMTREERFAETASATAEVIRPSLFGLGIITAVYLPIFALSGVEGKMFHPMAITVVLALSGAMVLALTFVPAAIALFLGGNVQEKENRVMAWVRRRYQPLLAFSLRRGRWMVAGALVLVIGCGLLATRLGSEFVPNLDEGDVAMHAMRIPGTSLSQSIEMQKLIETRLVQFPEVAKVFSKIGTPEVASDPMPPSVADTFIMMKPRSDWPDPRKPRAALLAELEKAVEQLPGNNYEFTQPIQMRTNELISGVRADVAVMLFGDDLETLLSVGKRIASVAGSVPGAADVRVEETSGLPLLTVTPNRSALAGYGLNPGQVQSTVATAVGGQVAGQLFEGDRRFDIVVRLPEALRQDPAALADLPVSLAPALDGGDADESSQAGGWTSGTARTVPLRELATLANSEGPNQINRENGKRRIVVTANVRDRDLGSFVRDLQQAITRDVQVPNGYWIEYGGSFEQLISASQRLAIVVPVTLIVIFALLFWAFGSVKDAAIVFSGVPLALTGGVLALAARGIPLSISAGVGFIALSGVAVLNGLVMISFVRSLREGGMPLLDAVREGALGRLRPVLMTALVASLGFVPMAFNVGAGSEVQRPLATVVIGGIVSSTLLTLLVLPVLYRWLHRKETP encoded by the coding sequence ATGAGCACTGAGCGCCCCGCGTTGCTTGAACGCATCATCGCCACCTCCATCGCGCATCGCTGGCTGATGATGACCCTCACCGCCGCGCTGGTCGCGGTGGGCGTGTGGAGCTTCACCAAGCTGCCCATCGATGCCACGCCGGACATCACCAACGTCCAGGTGCAGATCAACACCGCCGCGCCGGGGTACTCGCCACTGGAGGCCGAACAACGCATCACCTACCCGGTGGAAACGGTGATGGCCGGCCTGCCGCGCATGGAGCAGGCGCGCTCGCTGTCGCGCTATGGGCTGTCGCAGGTCACCGTGGTGTTCGAGGATGGCACCGACATCTACTTCGCGCGGCAGCAGGTCGCCGAACGCCTGCTGCAGGTGAAGTCGCAGATCCCGGCCGGGCTGGACCCGCAGCTGGGGCCGATCTCCACCGGCCTCGGCGAGATCTTCATGTACACCATCGACGCCGATCCGGCGGCGCGCAAACCCGATGGCAGTGCCTACACCGCCACCGACCTGCGCACCCTGCAGGACTGGGTGATCCGGCCGCAGCTGCGCAACGTGCCGGGGGTGACCGAGGTCAACACCATCGGCGGGTTCCAGCGCCAGGTGCACATCACGCCCGATCCGGCGCGCCTGCGCGCGCTGGGCTTCACCCTGGAAGACGTGGCCCGGGCGGTGGAAAGCAACAACCAGAATGTCGGCGCCGGCTACATCGAACGCAACGGCCAGCAGTTCCTGGTGCGCATTCCCGGCCAGGTCGCCAACCTGGAGGAGATCGGCAACATCGTGCTGGCCCGTCGGGAAGGCGTGCCGATCCACGTGCACGACGTGGCCGAGGTCGCCGACGGGCCCGAGCTGCGCAGCGGCGCCGCCACCCAGAACGGGCACGAAGTGGTGATGGGCACGGTGGTGATGCTGATCGGTGCGAACAGCCGCGAAGTGGCCCAGGCCGCCGCGGCCAGGCTGGAACAGGCGCAGCGCAGCCTGCCCGAAGGCGTCACCGTCACCGCCAGCTACGACCGCACCAGCCTGGTCGACCGCACCATCCAGACCGTGGCGAAGAACCTGGTGGAAGGTGCGCTGCTGGTGATCGTGGTGCTGTTCCTGCTGCTGGGCAATTTCCGTGCGGCGCTGATCACCGCCGCGGTGATTCCGTTGGCGATGCTGTTCACCCTCACCGGCATGGCGCGCGGTGGGGTCTCGGCCAACCTGATGAGCCTGGGCGCGCTGGACTTCGGCCTGATCGTCGACGGCGCGGTCATCATCATCGAAAACTGCCTGCGCCGCTTCGGCGAGCGCCAGCATGCGCTGGGCCGTGCCATGACCCGTGAAGAGCGCTTCGCCGAAACCGCCAGCGCCACCGCCGAGGTGATCCGTCCCAGCCTGTTCGGGCTGGGCATCATCACCGCGGTGTACCTGCCGATCTTCGCGTTGTCGGGCGTGGAAGGAAAAATGTTCCACCCCATGGCGATCACCGTGGTGCTGGCGCTCAGCGGCGCGATGGTGCTCGCGCTGACGTTCGTGCCCGCCGCCATCGCGCTGTTCCTGGGCGGCAACGTGCAGGAAAAAGAGAATCGCGTGATGGCCTGGGTGCGTCGCCGCTACCAGCCACTGCTGGCGTTCTCGCTGCGGCGCGGACGCTGGATGGTCGCCGGTGCGCTGGTGCTGGTGATTGGCTGCGGCCTGCTCGCCACGCGGCTGGGCAGCGAGTTCGTGCCCAACCTGGACGAGGGCGACGTGGCCATGCATGCCATGCGCATCCCCGGCACCAGCCTGAGCCAGTCCATCGAGATGCAGAAGCTGATCGAGACCCGCCTGGTGCAGTTCCCGGAAGTGGCCAAGGTGTTCTCCAAGATCGGTACGCCCGAGGTCGCTTCCGACCCGATGCCGCCGTCGGTGGCCGATACCTTCATCATGATGAAGCCACGCAGCGACTGGCCGGACCCGCGCAAACCGCGTGCCGCCCTGCTGGCCGAGCTGGAAAAAGCGGTGGAGCAGCTGCCCGGTAACAACTACGAGTTCACCCAGCCGATCCAGATGCGCACCAACGAGTTGATTTCCGGTGTGCGTGCCGACGTGGCGGTGATGCTGTTCGGCGACGACCTGGAAACCCTGTTGTCGGTCGGCAAGCGCATTGCCAGCGTGGCCGGCAGCGTGCCCGGTGCGGCCGACGTGCGCGTGGAAGAAACCAGTGGCCTGCCGCTGCTCACCGTGACCCCGAACCGCAGCGCGCTGGCCGGGTACGGGCTCAATCCGGGCCAGGTGCAGTCGACCGTGGCTACGGCGGTGGGTGGGCAGGTGGCCGGCCAGCTGTTCGAGGGCGACCGCCGCTTCGACATCGTGGTGCGCCTGCCCGAGGCGCTGCGCCAGGACCCGGCCGCGCTGGCCGACCTGCCGGTGTCGCTGGCGCCGGCGCTGGACGGTGGCGATGCCGACGAATCCAGCCAGGCCGGCGGCTGGACCAGCGGCACCGCGCGCACCGTGCCGCTGCGCGAACTGGCCACCCTGGCCAACAGCGAAGGGCCGAACCAGATCAACCGCGAGAACGGCAAGCGCCGCATCGTGGTCACCGCCAACGTGCGCGACCGCGACCTGGGCAGTTTCGTCCGCGACCTTCAGCAGGCGATCACCCGCGACGTGCAGGTGCCCAACGGCTACTGGATCGAGTACGGCGGCAGCTTCGAGCAGCTGATTTCGGCCAGCCAGCGCCTGGCGATCGTGGTGCCGGTCACCTTGATCGTGATCTTCGCGCTGCTGTTCTGGGCATTCGGGTCGGTCAAGGACGCGGCCATCGTGTTCAGCGGCGTGCCGCTGGCCCTCACTGGCGGCGTACTCGCGCTGGCCGCGCGCGGCATTCCGCTGTCGATCTCGGCCGGTGTTGGTTTCATCGCACTGTCCGGCGTGGCGGTGCTCAACGGCCTGGTGATGATCAGCTTCGTGCGCAGCCTGCGCGAAGGCGGCATGCCGCTGCTGGATGCGGTGCGCGAAGGAGCGCTCGGCCGCCTGCGCCCGGTGCTGATGACCGCACTGGTGGCCTCACTCGGCTTCGTGCCGATGGCCTTCAATGTCGGCGCCGGCTCGGAAGTACAGCGCCCGCTGGCCACGGTGGTGATCGGCGGCATCGTCTCCTCCACGCTGCTCACCCTGCTGGTGCTGCCGGTGCTGTACCGGTGGTTGCACAGGAAGGAAACGCCCTGA
- the rpmG gene encoding 50S ribosomal protein L33 has protein sequence MMAGKRDKVRMISTAGTGHFYTTDKNKKNTPGKMEFSKYDPVVRKHVPYKEGKIK, from the coding sequence ATCATGGCAGGCAAGCGCGATAAGGTCCGTATGATTTCGACCGCCGGTACCGGTCACTTCTACACGACCGACAAGAACAAGAAGAACACCCCCGGGAAGATGGAATTCTCGAAGTACGATCCGGTCGTGCGCAAGCACGTCCCGTACAAGGAAGGCAAGATCAAGTAA
- a CDS encoding glycosyltransferase: MRLLAVTYGTEGDTRPLVMLCHGLQAAGHDVMLLAEGGTLGTAQALGVPHAALEGDIHDEVVALVSRGNNLAAASRGLARMAQRHVPAWMRQADAAAAGCDAVLTGGLAAFVGMSVAEHHGVPAIGTGMIPLTPTGDFPSPFLPRVSLPGAFNRLSYSLVNHAVWRTFRKPINAARKAMGMPARRSLWHDLPMLYGISPSLMPPPADWPADHHVCGQWRAPDVDWQPEPALQAFLDAGPAPVYVGFGSMTGFDRSVMPSLLQALAPRRVLLFPGWAGVPDGPLPANVFVVGPTPHEALFPRCAMVIHHGGSGTTHSACRAGVPSLVMPFAADQFFWAARLQALGVAPAPLSQKRLDHDTLVKAIEFAESSDVLTRATSLGQAMASEHGVQTAVTLVEKMLKRDPVRA; encoded by the coding sequence ATGCGGCTGCTTGCAGTGACCTATGGAACCGAAGGCGACACCCGGCCGCTGGTGATGCTGTGCCATGGGCTGCAGGCGGCGGGGCACGACGTGATGCTGCTCGCGGAGGGCGGGACGCTGGGCACGGCGCAGGCGTTGGGCGTGCCGCATGCGGCGCTGGAGGGCGACATCCATGATGAGGTGGTGGCGCTGGTGTCACGGGGTAACAACCTGGCGGCGGCGTCGCGGGGGCTGGCGCGGATGGCGCAGCGGCATGTGCCGGCGTGGATGCGGCAGGCCGATGCGGCGGCGGCCGGTTGCGATGCGGTGCTGACCGGTGGGCTGGCGGCGTTTGTGGGCATGAGCGTGGCCGAGCATCATGGGGTGCCGGCCATCGGGACCGGCATGATTCCGCTGACGCCTACCGGTGATTTCCCGTCGCCGTTCCTTCCGCGGGTATCGCTGCCCGGCGCGTTCAACCGGTTGAGCTACAGCCTGGTCAATCACGCGGTGTGGCGGACGTTCCGCAAGCCGATCAATGCGGCCCGGAAGGCAATGGGCATGCCCGCGCGACGCTCGCTCTGGCACGACCTGCCGATGCTGTACGGCATCTCGCCCAGCCTGATGCCGCCACCTGCAGACTGGCCGGCCGATCACCATGTGTGCGGGCAGTGGCGTGCGCCCGATGTGGACTGGCAACCCGAGCCTGCGCTGCAGGCGTTCCTGGATGCGGGCCCTGCCCCGGTCTATGTAGGGTTCGGCAGCATGACGGGCTTTGACCGCAGCGTGATGCCCTCGCTGCTGCAGGCGTTGGCGCCGCGACGCGTGTTGTTGTTCCCCGGCTGGGCCGGCGTGCCGGACGGACCGTTGCCTGCGAATGTATTCGTGGTCGGCCCTACCCCGCACGAAGCGCTGTTTCCGCGCTGCGCGATGGTGATTCACCACGGTGGCAGCGGCACCACCCATTCTGCATGTCGTGCGGGCGTTCCGTCGTTGGTCATGCCATTTGCCGCAGATCAGTTCTTCTGGGCAGCACGGTTGCAGGCCTTGGGCGTGGCGCCTGCGCCACTGTCGCAGAAGCGGTTGGATCACGACACGTTGGTGAAAGCGATTGAATTTGCCGAGTCTTCTGACGTCCTTACCCGTGCAACCTCACTGGGACAGGCGATGGCGAGCGAGCACGGCGTCCAGACTGCAGTGACGTTGGTTGAGAAAATGCTGAAGCGAGACCCAGTGCGTGCGTGA
- the rpmB gene encoding 50S ribosomal protein L28 has translation MSRVCQVSGKRVQTGNNVSHANNKTRRRFLPNLHERRFWVASENRWVKLRVSAHALRTIDKNGIDSVLAELRARGEKV, from the coding sequence ATGTCCCGCGTATGCCAAGTTTCCGGCAAGCGAGTGCAGACGGGTAACAACGTCTCGCACGCCAACAACAAGACCCGTCGTCGTTTCCTGCCCAACCTGCACGAGCGCCGCTTCTGGGTTGCCAGCGAGAACCGCTGGGTCAAGCTTCGTGTTTCCGCGCATGCACTGCGCACCATCGACAAGAACGGCATCGATTCCGTTCTGGCTGAGCTGCGTGCGCGCGGCGAAAAGGTCTGA